The DNA region GCCTCCACCAGCATTACAAGCAGAGCTCCAAGGACAAAATTACTGAAGAGCAGTTTTTTAATATAGATAAAATGTGTGCATAAACAAAAAGATGGCCCAGAACTCTGATCTGATATGCCTGAAGTACATGAGAGCCAGAAAATCAGCagtcaaattttcttttttctaaaacataGCTATAGACATATGAATAAAGGATGAACGTAACTCTCTGCGGAAAACTAAAACCCACAACCaccaaagaaaaaagcccaTATTTTTATCCTATTTTCTtgtttgatgcttttttttttttttgaacataAGCAGAAATATAAGCCTGCAGGCTGCAATAATAGCTTAACGTTATACACAGAATATTTAGAAGTAATGTACAGCGGTGCAAACAACCAACGCTCATTACAGGAAGCACCTGTGTGCCCTCCTTAGGAGGTTCTGGGAAGCTTTCttgttttatgcatttttttaaacaagcatgAGGTGAAGctaatgtttctgttttcacGTTGTGTTGTCCAATATTGTCACACACAGTAGCGCAGAGAAGCAACGCTCATTAGATAAGGCACCTGTGTGCCCCCCTCCTCAGGTTCTCAGAGctttcttggtttattttttatttttttaaacaaataagaTGAAgctaaagcttttctttccacattATGTAGTCCAatattattaacattatttaaatTCTGCTACTTTCTCTCTTCATATCCTGGGGAAAATGAAGATATCTTCTGTTAATCATGGATTTCTTAAGACAATTCCCCAGACTCCCTCCGATTCTGCAATTAAGAGAGTCTGTTCAAGAGCTCAATGAGTTACTCTAGCCCATCATCCCACATTACttataagaaaaagaatagcTGACCAAGACCTAGTTTTCAAGATTTACCCAAAAATGCACAGTCCCATAATCAACAAATGAAACCATTTAAAGCATACATTTgtcagggactagaaacttgtctcaacattgctGACAGACAAGTTTCACTACTAAAAGCCTGATCACTACGGCAGCTGGACggaacagtttaatcaccaaggtTGACCCCGCAGGAATGTGCGCCCCGTTATCTCCGAGTACTCGTCCTCCACGCATACGCCTGGGCCCAAGGCCGACTGGCAACATATGgggaggggcttggaccctccAGAACTTTCAAGCACCTTCTAGCAACAGTACTGGGCATGTGCCCCACCACCGAGCGGGAGGCAGGGGTATGCAGAACAGTTACTGACTATGCAAGGGAGCAACCTtataaaaggggaaaccagTAGAGACGACGGGGGGTGCGTTCTGGAACATCTCCCCCTCCACTGGCTTCAAAGATGCATCGGACAGCCAGACTCCTCACCTGGACCGGACAGACTGCTGCAGATCAGTGGTGATAACTATCGTAACAGTCCcactttctccctccctctccttccctttttcaccttttttcccctctttctttgcttttctctcctgtatctATTTCTGGCCAAATAAAGCAACTTGGCACTTGAttccattttgagtcttaattctgagaatgtaaaaggaacctcGTCATGATAAAACattggagttaatcagaagttaaccccagccacccccaacctcccagaattatctgaggtcggttggaaagcaagggggtttaacctctgccaaactgttcaacccaacagtggatgATGACAACATTGTtaaaagaccaaaacaaaaccccaagcaaTTTCAGGTCCCTTGCTTCTTCATTTTATTGTGAACAGTTGTGTGTTGCAATACAGCATTACATAACTGCCTAAATCTAATTTAATCTGTTGCCTTTCAACCCGCTCACCTCTTTTGCTGTGGTCTTGATGAGGAGAAGAGTTGGTTCGTGCCCCTCACTGTGAGAATAGAACCTGAAATGCAGAGCACACAAAAATGAGCACTCGACTACCACCAACTGCAgttcttttcctcccttaaCATCaggcaccaccaccacctccaacTGACGGCATGGGAAAAAAGACATCTGAAGACTAAGCATATTGCTGCAAATGCTTTCTACAGTCTATTGTAGTCTTATTAGCATTGAGTGTAAACAAATATTATCAAGCAGTTGTTCTCTACTCAGTTCTCTGTACAGTTGTTTATGCCCCTGCAGAATAACTAGAAGACTACCTATCACAAGAGTGGTGTTCTACAGCATTTTGAATTAAGACAACCTAAAGGAAGTTGTGTCCTGAGGACTGACAGCTGTGTCTGAAGAGCTTTCAGTTTTCATAGAAAACAATGATGATGCATTCTCGTtgcttgcttctgcttttcctcataaGCACATCGGGCTGGGACAGCAGACAACTCCCCACCTGAGCACCTCAACTGCAGATGTCAAAGTCCTTATTAGGAGCTATAGCTCTATAGTTTTCCATGTCAACTAGACACTCATATCTAGTTTATCCCACTTCAAAAACAATAACAATCAGATTCATAGGTAGAGGAATCTCCAGTTACCATTCCCTTATTCTTTGGATCAGTCTGAATGCAGTTATCTATCAAAacaggctgcagggcagccaCTGAGTTAAACCATTCATACCCAGTGGGGAATGAACCAGTCTCAGGCCACCATATTCTGTGAACTAATGCAAGTTTGACTTCTCCAATTGGTCTTGGACAGTTTAAAATGGCATGCCGTGTTTTGGCCTATGAAGTATCCTGGTCAAATGCTATAGCCAAAAGGAATTTGTTACATTTACATCCCATTGCTAATAATATTCTTCAGATCAAGTTCTGACTAGGCATGGCCTTTTTGTCAATCCAGCGAACAGTTCACCAGTTGCTCTTTTTTGCCCTACAGTAGAGAAACGCAGGGAAGGTTTTCCTTACCTGCTCAGACTACAGCCATGTTCCAAGGTGGTGAAGAGCAACAGGGGCTGGCAAAGTGCAAATCGCTCTGGGATCCACGACCAGATATCTCGCATCTCTTTCACACTGACAATTTCAGACTTGAAGTTCTCAGCATGAACTGCTAAGTGGACATTCTGCCTGAGAAATACAATACAAAACATTGAGAAACAATAATTTAACAATAAAACAAGTTTTGAATTACTGGACAGTAACACACAAAGACAGCTGAGCACTAAAAGACCCTAGCAGATACGTGATTGTTAAAAGCTCCAGCCCATGGTATTAGAAGGCCATGACTTAGTGAAGATAATAAACTACTGCAGTTTAACATAATCCTGAAGAGGGAGTGATGTGGCCTTACTGAAATACCTGGAGCAATTCCTCTGTACGGCAGCTGTGGCCTGCACCTTTTTGTATATATAGAGGACAAAATGGTGAGCCAACTAGGATGACCATGACCTTAAATACATCAAATTATATTTGCTGTTTGAGACAGTCTCACTGGTGCTCATATTTAAGCACAGAGAACACAATACCTAAAGAAACAGTCAGGATCTGAAAGGAAGAGGTAGTACTTCCTCTCCTTCTGAGGTCCTGTCTGTATCACGGAATTAGAGAATTCCTAAAACCCTCAGAAACCTTAGAGGAATCAGTATTACCAGGCTAAGCAATTTTAATCCAAGGCAAGTATTTGAAGCTTTTGGAAAGTTCCACCTCTTGGAAACATGCAATTACCAATGACTTCCACTTCACTAAGAACCAAAGAAGTTCCTAGGTTCATGGTTACAGACAGAGcctgaaaacacaaaggaatGCCAGACACACACACCAGAAAGCAAACCCCCATACTCCCTAGAGGGGTCTGATACAATTATAAGAACTGATTCATGGCTTTTAAACACTTGAAGGTAATactaataacaacaaccaccaccaccaccaccaccatcttAACCAGTCTTCATTTCTCAGATTAAATAACCACAAACTCAGAGCATGGGGATTAAACAAGTGTTACTGCATCCACGGCTGATGttaaagacttttaaaatgcaagggTGACAGCCAAATACATGGTGGAAATGACATTGGAACTTACACAACATACTAAATTATTGGGTAGCCATTAGTTAAATGAAACTTCAGACAGTTTGCTCTGCATGCAAGGGTTCCATTGCAAGTATTTCCCAATTTCTGGTGgattagtttgttttttttttttaacattacacatttctttcctctcGGTTTCACGGGACATAAAGAGGACCTCAATACTGCATATCTGCATGTATCTTAATACCTTAGCTCACTCCCTACAACACACAAACTacacatttattattatttttgcttgtaGTACCAAGAAATCAGCAGCATTTTTACTGTACTTTAGAGTGGTGCTGGCTTGGAGACATTGGGAAATGCTGCCTGAAATTTATTGTAGCTGCCTTAGTGTCAGCATTTCTAATGAAGGGACTCCTTAGGTCACTTAAGCTAATAAAATTACTGCTTCCTCTAGCAAAATAAATGGAATGACTACTTACATTGCTACCCTGCATTATTTAATTAGTAAGGAACTTATATAAACACCTATTTAAGCAAGCTGCAACTATTAATGGGTTTTAAAACTCTCAGTATCACTGACTAGGACATTATTTGTGCTTTTACACATAGCAAGCTGAGGCACAGGAGAGATCAACTGAAGCAAAGTATGAGCCAAGACTTGAACCCACACCTTCAGAATGTTACTTTAGGTCTCAGCCCTTCTGGGCTGAGAAACAACGCCTTGGTTTCAGTTCATCAGAAATCAGATCTTTCTCACAttcagggaattaaaaaaatattcagggcAGTCAACTAGTTTATTGCAGGGAATTTCTAGAGGGAAAGTAATGATGATAAATAGGCTAAGAGTTAGTAGCAAATATCAGAACAGTTTTAAACTTACTAAACCTCAAAAAAGCAAGCCTCAATTATTTGTATGCTTGGTCTGTACATTTTTCACACTTGTGATTTGTTTGGGCAACTAAACTTAAGTATTGTTCCTAAAAGACTGTCAGCCTCATTGTACCTTTTCTTTTGCCTGTGTTCCTTCTCCTGACTACTATGAACTGCTGATTTAAGAACATTCCTAACCAGACCCCATTCAAAACCTATGTTTAGCAGTATTCGTAGTAACACATCACTTCTACTACCCTGTGTCTTCCTACAACTTTTCGATGTAGGTAGAATATCACCTTTACAAACAGATCTTTCTGATTTACTAGAAAGCATTTACCACTGTATTGGCCATTTAAAGCTATTCTAGGCACGTCATTCCTGCCCCTTGAATATCATGGCGAATCATTTAATATTTAACGTCACCATTCAGTTAGTAAAACCTAGACCGCAGCTTGACTGAAGGATTTGATATAAAATGACCTGCTATTTCCCAGGCATAAATCAGAGATGCAGGTGCTTAAGACTGAAACCCAGTCCTGTGTGGAGACCAGTATCAATACACAGCCTGCACCTACATCATACCAAACTCTGTGCTGCTTAACAGAAATACAAGAATTTTGGAGGTGGTTCAGAAAATTGCAGCTAGAGTTACAAGTATCTAACCTGTATTCATCCTTCATTTCTGACAGTGTTTCTCTAGTGATACTTAAAATCATCTACTTCAGTTAGGTAGTTGCTTTTCAAAGTTGTAAGTGAGTGGAAATGAACAGCACACAAGTTGGTGAAGAAAGAATCCcaatgttttggtttattttggttGATGAAAATTAAGTTTAGCCTTCACCACACCAGAGGTCTTTCAGGGTCATCGGGTAAAAAAACCGAGCAGTTTAAGACAACACTAATTTTGGACTGGCACTCTATTAAAGGCTACCACTAGAACTGAACAAATTCATTAAGATTGTACCCTTCattagtgttttcctcagttCTTCACACTGGCTTATTGGGATTGGCATGACAATTCTCTGTTGATTGCTGATGTTGAAAGACACGTTCAACTGTTATTATCCCAAAGCATATTAGATTTTGAAAAGGAGCacaatttaaatgtttaataaagcagcttatttgctgttttcataGGGATGTTGTTTTTCCAGCCATATCATTAATACAATGTGCTTCAGAGACCTCAGAGTTCCTGAAGATAAACCCAACATTGATGACACGTGGTAGCAGCTGTCAGAGGGGATATGCTCTGTATGTATTCCAAGACAGCACATACTACACTCCAAGGTGTGACTCACTGAATTACATCTTCCTGCTCTAGTTTGTTTTGGGTCAAATCTTACAGCGTCTGCATTATCTTTAAAATCCATTATAATTTCAGTGAGGACATAAACATGTGGTAGAAGTGATATGTTGTTTCTCAGCCATAAATGGCAATATAAGCCATATGTGGTGTATAAGCCTGAAACCTAATCCTGTGTTGAGATCAGTGTCAACAGACACTCTGCATCTACCTAAGTCCCCTCAAACCCAAACTATGTACTTCCTAGCAGAGATCAAGGCTTTCTGCTCCGTTCAGAAAACTgtaattacagtaaaataatacacagacatTGAAGATTTGATTGGCTGTAATTAACAGCCTGCTGATTTATTAGAGGTAAAATCATCCCCACACAGGATATGTGAAACATGCTTTGATAAGTCTCTTAAGGTGTTCTTTCAGACATGAAAACATGAGGAAATTAATTCCAATTTTGATTTTATAAATTAGTACAAACGTTAGTGTGCACCACTCACTAAAGTTAACTCAGGGCACCTGCATCAAGGTCAGAAGATTCTcaaaagcattaatttaaaCCCATTCATCTGTCACACTTAATACTCACAGGGCAGTCTTTCTCCTTTCCAAGTTCTCTGCTTATCAGGTATCACAACGCActgggttttgttctttaatatttgcttttcaaggCCAAGACTTGATGAGTGAGTTCATTAGCCATTAATGCTACATGGCTGAGTAACTCTGACCTCCACTGACACAGGAAAATAGTCTTCTTGCCTCTAAATAAACctatttacttaaaaataaatataatctaGAATGAATAGAGACAAGTCACTTTTAAGAGGGTGCCAAGTTGGGTTCAGTCCAACATCTTTCCAATTAACTGTGGCAAgcttgcaaagaagaaaaaaagtcacatctATTGCAACTGTATATACCAGGTTTGGATGTGGGACAATAACTAACAGTTCTGAAGACACGTTACTTGAAGTGTTTAAAAGTAACACTTCCAATCTGGAAAGGACTCATATCTCACCATTACCATTACTATTTCCATTCTGGAAAACACAGGTCTGTCTTGCCATATGGAAGTACTATGGTGACTCGCTGGGTCTATGATCCCTTCTCTTCCAACTTTGCAGGTGCTTTGAACTAACTTTGCACGAGTGTTTTTAAGAGATGTTACACGGCAGTTGGGTGCCATAATTGCTGCCCTGCTTCTCCTGCCCCAGCATTAGTAATAATGACAGCCTCAGAAAAAATAACCAGCCAAAGACAGAAGAAACGAGCAAAGGGCAAAGATTCAAGCATTTTAACCTACCTTTTGGGAGATGCAACACTGCAAACAGGAGGGGTGCAGTGGGTGTGGAATTGACAGAAGGAGAATGTATaaggagaaagacaaaaaaaagatagaaaagaTCAGTGATTTCCTACATCCGTGACAAAGTGAATGAAAGGAGCCTGGAGAGAAACAAAGTAAGGTTTGATTTGAATCACCAAGCAcgagaaaaacaaacaaaaagtcagGGTAAAATACTtcccatttatattttttttccctttttgctaCCTGCTTGTAGTTAtctgatttgaaaataattcatCATCTACTTGCATGGGCCAAGCACATCCTATCAAGCACTGGAGAAAAGCTGACTTCTCCAGCACCCACATCTGCCTCTGCTGGGATCCAAACTGAGCCAAGTTCACAGCAGTACTGTGCCAGGGATACTGAGAAGTTtcagtatgtttaaaaaaagtagcCGAGAGAGGATAAAAGATTTTCACTAGCAACTCTGCCTGGTAAGGCAGTAACTACTGGCATTATTTGGGTACGAATTTattgttttctcctttgaagGTATCACTGCTGTTCTGAGCAAGGATATCTCTACAACATTTAACACAGCAGGAGATTATGGGTTTTTCTGTGGTTGTTTTTTactatttgtttttgtttggtttgggtctttttggtttggttttttttttctttcaaagctctCATTCTGTTGCTGAAGAATATACTCAGAAAGGATACTGCAACTCTTCTGAACTTCagtacaggaagaaaagctaCACACTGGAAGAGTTAATACTTCCCAGACACAATGGTCTGAATTCTACCCAATGTGACATTCCAGTGGCTAAAGGCCTTGAAATATCTGAGACTGACAGACTAGTCTCTTCCAAGATATGAgcaagataaagcaaaagctaacTGTAAACCAAACTGAGTCTAAAACTAAACTGTTGGAAAAGACTGGAGGGAACTTTACATATACGTGGGCACATGAAAGAGGTTCAGCtaatatttatgttattttatagGCTGAAATCTGGTTAAGTATATATTTCAATACCATGGAATGACACCTGTTTGCAACTTCTGTGACTAGCTCAGGAACACAATTGGCTGTAAGATCCTAATACATCAGTGGCTGgtccttttgatttttaaagatttggagaaaatgaaaggcTGTTCCTCTAGAATACAAAGTTCTAGAAGTATCACACTTACTGACCCCAGTAGACTCTAGGAGTCATCCTCCCTTCAGAAGTCAGGACAGCTGATAAAACTATTCAACACCTAAACTTCGATTTcaaaagcagctgggagaagtttTCTGCAGTCACAGAAGGCCTTAGGAGAAACAGAACATGTCTATAACAGCAGTGTTTACCTGCACATACACTTTCACTTGGCAAGATGCTGATTTTGTTTAGATTAATATATTGCTGCCTTTTCTATATACACAGAGAGGTCTTTCGGCTAAGGTTTTTATCACTGTAGCTTTTACTGTCATGTTGGAGCAGGATTTCATTTACTAGTTTTACAGCTGGCTTTTCCTCCCgtcattttgaaaagaaattgtgATTATGCAATCATCACTTGGATCAGTATCCTCCCTCTTCTCATCCACGGTTCTTTCAAAATCATTATTTCTAATAGCACGTGGACCTGTCACAAAATAGGTTGACCCCTACCTATGATTACTACAACTCTTGACTTTCAGGAGGTTTGCAGTCAAACTAATTCTAAAAGTAACCTGTAAATAAGGcttatttcttccttgcattGTTAAAATAACTCCCCAGTTAAGCAAAACATTCCAGCTTGGACAGTGTTTGTCTCCTTACACTAAAGAAACTGCTGAATTCACAACACTGGGCAGCATGAAATCGACATTTTATACAAGTAATCTCATATTTAAGGAttctttttcacatttgtttGGCTACTTTTCTTCCAAGTAATTTATCAgtgttttttccagctttgctaaaatgccttttagtttaaaagcaGCTTGTGAAAGACACTTTTGCGATACAATACTTGCAATTAATATGTACCTGTAAAACGTAATTATAAATTCATCACTGAGTAAGCTATGAGAAACTGCTTTGCTTCCCTTGTATCATAACATTCAGTTACACTCCTCATTACGATCCCAGCAATgcttaaattaaattaaatttctgcagaggaaaaaaaacaaacagcagagatACCTGCACATACCAGTAcagctcttctccttcctcaccAGTAGCCACCCAGGACTGACTGATTGATCACCACACTGGGAAAACTCACAAGATCACTCAGGCTGCCTGTAGTGAGAGCCTTACCTTTTCTGCTTGACTGTGATGCCCTTCTGCTGCAAAGCCTTCTCGTTGGCCATCTGCAGAAGCTGGATCTCCTTCCGCGAGAAGAGGCGGATAGCAAAGGCTTTTTCCAAAAGCCTCTCTGGAGACACTGACTTGGCAATGTCTCTAACAAAAGCTCGAATGTCCTGCTGTATGCTGTCAGACTCCATGGGCTGCCCAGCTCTGACTTTGtgaaaaaatttcagaagagcCAGTGCAACACGATAGAGAACTTTGTAGCCCTCCACCAGAAACACATCAAAGACCCGAGCAATGTACACCATAGGCAGTTCTCCGAAGAGCCACCGTTGCCAGTCGGAGTATACTTCCAACACATCCTCAGACACTGCCACCATCAGCTTATGTGCTGCCTGACAGTACTTGTTAACCAGGTCACCAAAGGTCATGCAGGAGGACTCAAAAGCTAAGAACGTCTGATCAATGAGCCGCTTGGATGGGTCATTGCAAGCGAGGATGCGACAAACCTGTTCAAAGCACTCTGCCTCATCTTTGCTGTAATGGAGGAGCAAAGCTATCACAGAAGGAAGTGCTGGGCAAAACGATATGTCTGGGAACTGATTTGCAATGCACAATATAATCTTCCTGACTGCCGCGATGCCTTCTGCATTCAAGCAGTATGTGGGGACCAAGCTGTTATCCACAAACTCCGGTAGTGGAAGGCAGCTACTGTTACGTCTTCCAACAATCTTCACAACAATGTCCCGGTACACATTTGCATCTGGGGTCACCGTGCGGCATGGGATATTGCTAATTAGTTTGTGGTACACTTTGGCTCTCAGAGAGTGGTTCTTGGCCCAGTAGCCCTGCCGGGCCAGCTGCTTGAGCTCCTGGAACTCTGTGCAGGTTAGCTCCTTCGCATCCTGGCTCTGGACAGTAACATCCATTTTGTCCCAATCCACAAAGCGGTTGTATTCATCCATGGCTCCAGGAGAAGCATATCAGATAAATCATGAGAATGGAGACCTTATTTGGTCATTAAATGACTTGCAGCTTTtcctgcaaaaggaaaagtaaaaaaataagaggCTTGAGTAACAGGTAAACTCCCATTTTCTTTAGGAGTACATGTGTACATTCAACTTGTTCCTGCAATGccaaaattgttttctaaagCGAAGAAAGTTAAGATacatgcctttttatttttaacccaaACTTTACTTCCATTCTGTCAATAACTCATACTGAAGTAATTTATCAGTGGCCTGCCAAGAGGCCACCTCCACAGGAAGTTAAGGTTTCTTTATGTTAACTTCTCACTTAGAGAACAGAAGCCTCTCACTTCAAAAATATCCATTGTAAAGTCTGTTCAATTTGCAATCTCTCTTCCTAATTCTCTGGGGAAGTAACTGTTATTTAATACTACAAGGATGCAGTTTCATGAGCAGCTTAACACTGTTCTAAGACTGTGTGGCCAGTGACAAGAGATGCTGGCCTCCTGCTAGCCACAGCCATGTGTTTTTAGTCATT from Phalacrocorax aristotelis chromosome 10, bGulAri2.1, whole genome shotgun sequence includes:
- the TBC1D24 gene encoding TBC1 domain family member 24 isoform X1, with translation MDEYNRFVDWDKMDVTVQSQDAKELTCTEFQELKQLARQGYWAKNHSLRAKVYHKLISNIPCRTVTPDANVYRDIVVKIVGRRNSSCLPLPEFVDNSLVPTYCLNAEGIAAVRKIILCIANQFPDISFCPALPSVIALLLHYSKDEAECFEQVCRILACNDPSKRLIDQTFLAFESSCMTFGDLVNKYCQAAHKLMVAVSEDVLEVYSDWQRWLFGELPMVYIARVFDVFLVEGYKVLYRVALALLKFFHKVRAGQPMESDSIQQDIRAFVRDIAKSVSPERLLEKAFAIRLFSRKEIQLLQMANEKALQQKGITVKQKSVASPKRQNVHLAVHAENFKSEIVSVKEMRDIWSWIPERFALCQPLLLFTTLEHGCSLSRFYSHSEGHEPTLLLIKTTAKEVCGAYLSTDWSERRRGGNKLSFFGTGECFVFRLQPEVERYEWVIIKHPELATTGSEPENDASLASSTLASSSVPSDPSDRLSPFLSARHFNLPSKTASMFMAGSSECIIIGGGDGQALYLDADLNHGRTSHCNTFNNQPLCSESFQISVLEVWGFRDTMNG
- the TBC1D24 gene encoding TBC1 domain family member 24 isoform X2 codes for the protein MDEYNRFVDWDKMDVTVQSQDAKELTCTEFQELKQLARQGYWAKNHSLRAKVYHKLISNIPCRTVTPDANVYRDIVVKIVGRRNSSCLPLPEFVDNSLVPTYCLNAEGIAAVRKIILCIANQFPDISFCPALPSVIALLLHYSKDEAECFEQVCRILACNDPSKRLIDQTFLAFESSCMTFGDLVNKYCQAAHKLMVAVSEDVLEVYSDWQRWLFGELPMVYIARVFDVFLVEGYKVLYRVALALLKFFHKVRAGQPMESDSIQQDIRAFVRDIAKSVSPERLLEKAFAIRLFSRKEIQLLQMANEKALQQKGITVKQKRQNVHLAVHAENFKSEIVSVKEMRDIWSWIPERFALCQPLLLFTTLEHGCSLSRFYSHSEGHEPTLLLIKTTAKEVCGAYLSTDWSERRRGGNKLSFFGTGECFVFRLQPEVERYEWVIIKHPELATTGSEPENDASLASSTLASSSVPSDPSDRLSPFLSARHFNLPSKTASMFMAGSSECIIIGGGDGQALYLDADLNHGRTSHCNTFNNQPLCSESFQISVLEVWGFRDTMNG